The following proteins are co-located in the Primulina tabacum isolate GXHZ01 chromosome 11, ASM2559414v2, whole genome shotgun sequence genome:
- the LOC142518009 gene encoding uncharacterized protein LOC142518009 isoform X1: protein MEERIENRSNSKKLGFWKIAAASLIFRLILAYFSENLNLSSRTEVSTPVTSLRRLAEGYWLKQLSMSPYQGSMYHGSPLLLGILGPLTVKRTDGLPNHLLCSLVFVIADFISAILIRATGRMLEISHVHKLKSLGLEKLFQDKDILPSGDIAALVYLWNPFTMVTCVGFNTSPVDNLFVILSLYGASAGLPPLAAFGWVVATHLSLYPLVLVIPVVFLLGYGLDAPPRKLFLPSNLQVVDEKSLEHDVHKTLLNKPTETSFFCWRRVIFFFCWACIWITYVLFLCASSVREYGGLGEMFNRTYGFILSVKDLSPNIGVMWYFFAEVFDFFRSFFLIVFHVNILFMILPLAIRLYHRPCFLAFVYLAISSMLKSYPSVGDSALYLSLLALFVNELAEMKFSFFLFCGYVGISLLSPVMHNLWIWRGTGNANFYFATAMAYACFQIILVVESVSTMLNYDRKVRKLCKTTKT from the exons ATGGAGGAGAGAATCGAGAATCGAAGCAACTCTAAGAAGCTAGGGTTTTGGAAAATCGCCGCTGCATCACTCATTTTCAGGTTGATTCTGGCTTACTTCTCCGAAAACCTCAATCTCTCGTCTCGCACCGAAGTATCCACTCCGGTTACCAGCCTCCGCCGCC TGGCGGAAGGCTACTGGTTGAAGCAATTATCAATGTCACCTTATCAAG GCTCTATGTATCATGGTTCCCCTTTACTGCTCGGAATTCTTGGgcctctgactgtgaaaag AACTGATGGACTGCCAAACCATCTCTTATGCAG TCTGGTTTTTGTGATTGCAGATTTTATCAGTGCAATTCTTATCCGTGCTACTGGGCGCATGCTTGAAATTTCACATGTTCACAAATTGAAATCTCTAGGCCTTGAAAAACTGTTCCAAGATAAAG ATATTTTGCCATCTGGTGATATCGCTGCCCTCGTATATTTATGGAACCCATTCACAATGGTCACCTGCGTTGGTTTCAATACATCACCTGTCGACAATCTTTTCGTCATCTTGTCACTTTATGGGGCATCTGCTG GACTACCACCACTGGCAGCTTTTGGGTGGGTTGTAGCAACACATTTATCTCTATATCCTTTGGTCTTAGTCATACCG GTGGTCTTTTTGTTAGGTTATGGCCTGGATGCACCACCAAGAAAATTGTTTCTGCCTAGTAATTTACAAGTTGTTGATGAGAAATCACTGGAACATGATGTACATAAGACATTGCTAAATAAACCAACAGAAACTTCGTTTTTCTGCTGGCGGAGAGtcattttcttcttttgttGGGCATGCATATGGATAACATATGTGCTTTTCTTGTGTGCTAGTTCTGTAAGAGAGTATGGTGGTCTAGGAGAGATGTTCAACAG GACTTATGGATTTATTTTGTCTGTGAAAGATTTATCTCCAAATATTGGTGTTATGTG GTACTTCTTTGCAGAAGTGTTTGATTTTTTCAGAAGTTTTTTCCTGATAGTTTTTCATGTGAACATCCTATTCATGATATTGCCATTAGCCATACGGCTATATCACAGGCCATGCTTTCTGGCCTTTGTTTACTTGGCAATCTCTTCAATGCTGAAATCCTATCCTTCT GTTGGAGATTCAGCTCTGTACTTGAGTTTACTGGCATTGTTTGTTAATGAGCTAGCAG AAATGAAATTTTCGTTCTTCCTCTTCTGTGGATATGTTGGGATTTCACTTTTGAGCCCTGTGATGCATAATCTATGGATTTGGAGG GGCACTGGAAATGCGAACTTTTACTTTGCAACTGCAATGGCATATGCTTGCTTCCAG ATCATACTGGTGGTTGAGAGCGTCAGTACCATGCTCAATTACGACAGAAAGGTAAGAAAACTATGCAAGACTACAAAGACTTGA
- the LOC142518009 gene encoding uncharacterized protein LOC142518009 isoform X2: MDCQTISYADFISAILIRATGRMLEISHVHKLKSLGLEKLFQDKDILPSGDIAALVYLWNPFTMVTCVGFNTSPVDNLFVILSLYGASAGLPPLAAFGWVVATHLSLYPLVLVIPVVFLLGYGLDAPPRKLFLPSNLQVVDEKSLEHDVHKTLLNKPTETSFFCWRRVIFFFCWACIWITYVLFLCASSVREYGGLGEMFNRTYGFILSVKDLSPNIGVMWYFFAEVFDFFRSFFLIVFHVNILFMILPLAIRLYHRPCFLAFVYLAISSMLKSYPSVGDSALYLSLLALFVNELAEMKFSFFLFCGYVGISLLSPVMHNLWIWRGTGNANFYFATAMAYACFQIILVVESVSTMLNYDRKVRKLCKTTKT; this comes from the exons ATGGACTGCCAAACCATCTCTTATGCAG ATTTTATCAGTGCAATTCTTATCCGTGCTACTGGGCGCATGCTTGAAATTTCACATGTTCACAAATTGAAATCTCTAGGCCTTGAAAAACTGTTCCAAGATAAAG ATATTTTGCCATCTGGTGATATCGCTGCCCTCGTATATTTATGGAACCCATTCACAATGGTCACCTGCGTTGGTTTCAATACATCACCTGTCGACAATCTTTTCGTCATCTTGTCACTTTATGGGGCATCTGCTG GACTACCACCACTGGCAGCTTTTGGGTGGGTTGTAGCAACACATTTATCTCTATATCCTTTGGTCTTAGTCATACCG GTGGTCTTTTTGTTAGGTTATGGCCTGGATGCACCACCAAGAAAATTGTTTCTGCCTAGTAATTTACAAGTTGTTGATGAGAAATCACTGGAACATGATGTACATAAGACATTGCTAAATAAACCAACAGAAACTTCGTTTTTCTGCTGGCGGAGAGtcattttcttcttttgttGGGCATGCATATGGATAACATATGTGCTTTTCTTGTGTGCTAGTTCTGTAAGAGAGTATGGTGGTCTAGGAGAGATGTTCAACAG GACTTATGGATTTATTTTGTCTGTGAAAGATTTATCTCCAAATATTGGTGTTATGTG GTACTTCTTTGCAGAAGTGTTTGATTTTTTCAGAAGTTTTTTCCTGATAGTTTTTCATGTGAACATCCTATTCATGATATTGCCATTAGCCATACGGCTATATCACAGGCCATGCTTTCTGGCCTTTGTTTACTTGGCAATCTCTTCAATGCTGAAATCCTATCCTTCT GTTGGAGATTCAGCTCTGTACTTGAGTTTACTGGCATTGTTTGTTAATGAGCTAGCAG AAATGAAATTTTCGTTCTTCCTCTTCTGTGGATATGTTGGGATTTCACTTTTGAGCCCTGTGATGCATAATCTATGGATTTGGAGG GGCACTGGAAATGCGAACTTTTACTTTGCAACTGCAATGGCATATGCTTGCTTCCAG ATCATACTGGTGGTTGAGAGCGTCAGTACCATGCTCAATTACGACAGAAAGGTAAGAAAACTATGCAAGACTACAAAGACTTGA